Sequence from the Deltaproteobacteria bacterium genome:
CGGCGGTACGGTTTCGATCTTCGCGTTTCGCCGCGAAAGCGCACCGCCGGAAAGCAGGACCCACGCGAGGACCAACGAAACCGCAGCGCCCGCCGTCGCAATCGCCAGGTCGCGCCATCGCCAATCCCGCTTGTCGCGCGCCCCAATCCGCGCCTGGTCGCCGATTTCGGACGCCATGACCGGCGTCGTCACACGGGCACGTACGTTTTCGCCGGCCTGATCGACGAGCCGCTCGCGCAGAAATGTCGAGAGCGTCGCCGCGTCAAGCGCGAATCCCGATTCGCGGGCGAATTCCAGAATTTCCCGGTAGAAGTCCTCGGCACTCGGGAAGCGATCGGTCGGATCCGATCGCAGCGCGCGCAACACGATCGCCGCGAGTCGCATGGGAAGATCCGGGCGATGAAGATCCGGCCGCGGCACGCGGGCCGCGGCGACTTTTGCCAGAATCTGACGCGTGTCGCCGCCATCGAAGAGGCGACCGCCGACCAGTATTTCCCAAAGCAGCACGCCGCACGCAAAAATGTCGCTTCGAACCGTGGCCGTCTCGCCGCGCGCCTGTTCGGGCGAAAGGTACGGCGGTTTCCCCTTCACGAGCCCGGCACCCGTCGCCCCACGTCGCAGGGCCGCCCGCGAAATGCCGAAGTCACCGAGCTTCGCTTCGCCGGAAAAGGTCAGCAAAACGTTGGATGGCGAGATGTCGCGGTGCACGAGATCGAGCGGACGTCCCAGCGCGTCGCGGGCGTCGTGCGCGTAACGCAGTCCCTCCAGCACGCGCGCGAGAATCGTACATGCGATGGGAATGGGGATGCGTTCGCCGCGAACGGCCAGCGCGTGCATCAATCCCTCGAGGTCGCCCGCGTCGCACCACTCCATGGCGAGGTACAGCCGCCCGGCCTCCTCGCCAAAGTCGAAGGTGTGGACAATCGCTCCGTGGTCGAGGGAGAGCGCGAGGCGCGCCTCGTCGAAAAACGCCTCGCGAAAGGCGGAGTCCGCGGCAAGTTCCGGGCGAATGGTTTTGAGAACGCACAGTTTCGAAGCGCCGCCGGGCGCTTCCATCCGCGCCAGATGGGCCTCGGCCATGCCGCCTTCTCCGATTTTTTTCAGGAGTGCATACCGTGACAGGCTCATAACATGAGTTTATCATGAGGGATTCGGGTCGTACAGGAACCTTGCCGCCCCGCGGCTGTCCACTTTGCCGAAAACGCTCTTTGACACAGTGCGTCAATTCGGATAGGATCGCGCGACATTTGGAGACCCTCGAATGATCGTGACCGCCAGGAAAGCAGAAATGACGCAGTTCGACGAACTCGTCGCGCGCGGCGTAATCATGGGACCTGACCACTTCGTCCTCGGCGACGGGTATGGAAACCCCGGCCACCACTCAAGCCATTTCATTAGCGCGGCGAAGTTTTACGACGCCCGCGACCTGCTGCAGGACTTTTCGCGTCGTCTCACCGAGCGCGTCGCGCATTGGCGCGTCGAAACCATCGTTTCCCCGGACGATCAGTCTCTTCCGGTGGCCCGATTGCTGGGCCGATTGCTGGCCGGAACCTACCGCGTGCCGGCGGTTCCGTGTTGCTCCATGGAGTCCGACCCGCTTCCCACGGGACCCTTGCGCGCGATGATCCACGACGACGTGGTGAGCCGCGGCCGTCAGGCCACCGAGTTGATGGGACGCCTTCGCGAGCGCGGCGTCGAGATCGTCGGCATCTCGTGCCTGTTCCGCCGGATCGATTCGTCGCTGTTCGGCGATGTGCCGATCGCCGCGGCCCTCGCGGAACCGCTCGTCACCTACCCTGCCGCGATCTGCCCCCTGTGCCGCGCCGGAGTTCCGGTCAACACCGATTTCGGAAAAGGCCGTTTTTTTCAGGCCCAGCAGGACGAGCCGGCCGGTTTCGAGATCTGATTCCCGCGCACCAGAGACCGTGATTTCGCCCTCTCGCGCAAACGGCATCGGGGTTGCATAATTCGGACGGGCGGAAGCGATAAACCCCGAAAACCTCGGGTCCACGCGCTTTTGTGCGTAAGGAGGTTCGCGATGCGTTTCTTCATGCTGAGAACACCGTTACACACGCGGGGAACCGCACTGCATGTCGCCGCGGCGGCGGGGCGCGCGGGCCGGCACGGTTCGGCCTCGGGTTTCACGCTGCTGGAAATCATGGTGGTCGTCATCATCATCGGCACAATCGCCGGTCTGGTCGGCGTCAAAGTGCTCGACCGTCTCGAGCAGGCGCGCGAAGAGTCGGCCAAGGCGCAGATGGCGTCGATCCGCAGCGGCCTCGACCTGTTCAAGATGGACAACGGCTTCTATCCGCCGACGGACATCGGCATTCTCGCGCTCGTGCAGCCAAAGCAGGCGGGTTTCGGCGGCGGCGCGGGCAAGGGCAGCTACCTGAACAGCGATCAGCTCCCGGTCGATCCGTGGGGCATGCCGTACGGCTACATGTCGGATGGATTCTCATACACCGTGTGGTCCGGCGGTCCCGACCGGCAGCCGAACACCCCGGACGACGTGCACCCCTGATCGTGCACGACGCGCGTCCGGCCTCGCACGACGCGGGCCGACGCGGTATCATGTCGAGTCTTTCGAGCCCGGACGAAGGTCCGGGTTCGGACGTTTTTCGGACCTGACCATGACGACGCCGTTCGGCCCGCGCCCCACGCGCTCCCCACGATCTCCGCGATCTCCGCGATCCCGCGGTTTTACGCTGCTGGAGATCATGGTCGTCGTCATCATCATCGCGGCCATGGTCACCATCGTCATTCCCCGATTCGGCGACGTCTTCCAGACCAACGTCAAGGGCGCGCTGCGACGGCTCGGCGGAACCATCAAGTTCTGCTTCCACGAGTCGGTCATCAAGCAGTCGATGATCCGGCTGAACATCGACCCGGTGACCGGGGAATACTGGCCGTCGATTCTCGTCACCTCGGGCAACTACGGCGAATTCGTCGATTACGCCAACGAGGTCTTTTCGGGACGCTCGCAACTGCCCGAGGGACTACGTTTCGCGGATGTCGTCACGCCCCACAACACGCAGAAGATGGACCGCGAGGCGGTCTTCATCAGTTTCTTCCCCACCGGCTACGCCGAGCGCGCGGTCATTCACCTCGTCGACGGCACGCAGCAGTTCTATACGATGGTCATCCAGCCGCTGACCGGCGAGGTGGAGCTGCGCGAGGGGTACGTCGACTTCGTCGATCTCGGTCAGGGAACTGGTCCCTTCGGCAAGGGGGGCTCACCATGATCGGTCGGATGCACCGACGCGGCCGAGCGGGTTTCACGCTCATCGAGGTGCTCGTCTCGATGGCGATCTTGTCGATGGTGCTCGTTGTTCTGCTGCAGAACCACGGCATGTCGATTCGGTTGTCCGAACGCGCGCGCAAATCGTCGATCGCCGCGAACCTCGCCCGCGACCTGATGACCGAGGTCGAACTCGAGGGCTTCCCCGAGATCGGCGTCGAGGAGGGCGATTTCACGCAGACCTACCCGGGCCTGTATCCCGGTTTCGTGTGGCAGCGCGAGGTGAACGAGAGCATTTTTCTCGATTACATCCGCGAGGTCACGGTGCGCGTCAGCTATATGGACGGCGATGAGCCGCGCGTGTTCGAGCTCATGGACATCATCGCCGCCAAAACATCGGAGGATCAGGACCTTGCGTCGGCTACGGCGGGTTCCGGCGGCGCGTCGCCATTCGAGAACGCGCTGATGGGCCAGTACGGCGGAGGTTCCGAATCGGGCGGCACCTCGGGCACCACGTCGGGCGGCGAGGACGAGGAATGACGCACGCGAGCCGCCGGGGATTCACGCTTCTCGAAGTGCTCGTGGCGGTCGCCGTCACGGGCATGGTGCTCGCGATCGTGTATTCGGCGTTCGGCCGCACGATCGAGTCGAAGGAGTACGTCGAGATCGGCAACGAGACCTACCACAAGATCCGCTGGGCGATGGACAAGATCACGATGGACCTCGCTTCGGCCTTCGTCTTCCGCGAGGAGGGCAGCAACACGATCTTTTACGGCGTCTCGCACCTCGTCGGCTCCATGCCGATGGACGAAATTCATTTCACGAGTTTTTCCCATATTCGCTACAACCCCGAGGCGCACGAGTCGGACCAGTGCGAGATCTCGTACAAGGTCGCGTGGATTCCCGACGACCAGCGTTTCCAGCTCTGGCGGCGCGAGGACGCGACCCTCGACGACCAGAACCAGACGGGCGGCGAGGAGCTGCAACTGCTCGACGACGTGCTCGCTTTCAATATCCGCTATTACGACGGCTATGAGTGGCGCGACGACTGGGATTCGCGCCCGCTCGCACTCCTCGCCGAGGCGACCGAGGACGACGGATCGGAAGAGGAAACCCAGGTCGAGCAGACAGAGGAGATGGTGCAGGCCGTGCCGATCGCGGTCGAGGTCACGCTCGCCGTCATGGGACCCGACGGATCGCCCATCGTCTTCACGTCGAAGACCAAGCTCGAAATGTCCACGATCGACCTCAACGCCGAGGACGAGGAAACGGACGATGAAACGGGTGGGGCCGAAAAGACCGACGACGAAGGGTCGGGAGGAACCGGCAAGGCGACCGGCGGGTCGGGACGCAGCACGGGCGGCGGCCTGACGGTGGGGGCGGGATGACCACGCGCGCCGCCGGCGATCGAGTTCCCTTCGCGCGCGGACGTTTTCCACGTTCCGTGGGTCGTGCATCGCGCCGCGGCGTGGCGCTGCTCGTCGTGCTGCTCGTGACGGCGATTCTCACCATCGTCGTCCTCGATTTCGCGCAGTCCACGCGCATCGACTTCTACATCGCGTCGAATATCCAAAACGGCATGCGCGCCTTTTTTCTGGCCAAGAGCGGCGTGCAGGTCGCGTCGGGCGCGCTGCTCAAGGACATCCGGGACAACGACGAAGACCACATCAACGAGGAGTGGAACAACCCGATGTATTCGATGATTCCGCTCTCGGACACGGAGTTCATTTCCGTCGAGATCACGGACGAATCGGGCAAATTCAACCTCAACCACCTCGTCACGGTCGCGGGAACGGTGAACCAGGGGAATCTCGAAGTCTTTCGCCAGCTTCTGATTCTCCTCAACCTCGACGCCAAGGTCGGCGACGCGATCGTGGACTGGATCGACAAGGACTCGGAGGCGCTTGCCGGGGGCGGGGTCGAGGATCAGTTCTACGGCTACAGCGCGATGCAACCCTCGGGGATCGAGGTCAAGAACGGACGGCTCGGCTCGCTGGCGGAACTGCGCATGATCGCGGGCGTGAACGATGAGGTTTACGGCCAGCTCTCTCAGGTGTGCACGATCTACTCCGACCACAAGTTCAACATTAACACCATCGACGAGAAGGTGCTGACGGCGCTGATCCTCTATCTCGATCCCAAGGCGGCCGCCGATGATCTGGTCCAGAAGATCGTGGCGCAGCGCGAGGGCGAGGATACGTATTTCAAGAAAGGCAACCTGCGCCAGCAGTTGCAGGACGCGGGCGTCGATCCGGCGATTTCCGGTCGCCTCGCGCAGCGCGTCGCCACCAAGACCCGCTACTTTTCGGTGGATGTGAGCGCGAACGTCGGTCCGACGGTCAAGACGGTGCACGCCGTCATTGAGCGCGACAAAAAAAAGGTGAAGACGATCTACTTTCGCCCGGGCGAGCTGCTCAAGAATCCGATTCCCTCGACAGGCGGGGCCGGGGCCGCGGGTGCGGCCGGCGCGCTCGGCTCGGCACTCGGCCAGTAGCTCAGCGCGGCCCGCTCACCGCCTCAGCGCGGCCCGCTCACCGCCTCAGCGCGGCCCGCTCACGGTCGCCCACGCGGGCGTCCCCGCCAGAAACTCGGCCACGGCCTTTGCGACGCGCGCGTTCGCGGCCTCGCGCGGGTGGCACTGATCGAAGAACTGGTCCTCGTCCGCGTGCGCGCGAAAGAGCGGCAACAAGTCGAGTGCCGGCCAGCCGTGCTCGGCGGCAAGCTCGGCGACGCGTCGTTGCGGCTCATCGTGGGGCGCGGTCGCCAACACCTGATACTTGACGGGAAAGGTCGTCAGCGCGACCGCGAAGCCGCCGCGCGCCGCGAGATCGCGGATCTCGTCAAACGCCTTCGCAACGGTCTGCCACGTCGCGTCATCCCACGCCGCGCCCCAGTCCACGCGCGCCGCCTCGGCAAATCGCGCGAACACGGCGGGATCGCTGCGCCAGTCGACGGTGTTTTCCATGCGCAGCCAACCGAGCTTCTGATACCCCGACCGCTTCATCCAGCCGCGCAGCTTGGCCGTCTTGTAGACGCCGTCCACGATGGCGCTGTGCCGTCGCCACCAGCCGCGATGGGTTAGCTCGTGCCGGAACCCCCACGGCGGGCGCGCGTCGTTGAGGTAGAACGCGACGAGCACCAAATCGGGCAGAAGACGCATGCCCACGTCGCGCAGAATCGCGACCTCCTCGCGCACGCCGATGCCCGTGACACCCGCGTTGAGCACGCGGATCGTGTGGCCCGGCGCATGCGGTGCGAGTTCCTTCTCCAGCCGCCGCGTCCAGACCTCGTCGTCGTCGAGATAGTCCCCGATTGTGATCGAGTCGCCGAGCACGAGCACGCGGATCTCGCCCGGCGGCTTCGCCTCGGAAATCTCGGGACCGCGCATCCCCCAGGAGTTGGTCACGACGTGCGTCGTGCGTTTCGAAACGGGGTGGTTTTCCAGGACGACATCGACATTGGGCCGCAGTCGCCAGCCGCCCTCGGTCTCGCGCAAAAAGGCGTGGCTCCAGTCGGGCAAGCCGCCCTCTTTCTCCACCACGCGCGGCTGCCGGGCACGCAGCGCGATTTCGAGCGCGACGACGCCGACGAGGAGCGTGACGAGCGAGATGCCGAGGACGCGGACGAGCGATCGCGGACGGTCGCCGCTCATGGGCGTATCCGCGTCAGCCGAAGCTGCCGGTGTACCAGCCGACGAGCTGCGGTCCGACCAGCATGTACACCATCGCGCCGAGCGAGAGGAACGGCCCGAAGGGGATGAGCGTGCGCGCCTCGCGCCGTGTCGCGAGAATCCAGCCGAGACCGACGACGGAGCCCACCGCCGACGCGACGAGCAGCACGACGACGACGCCCTGCCAGCCGAAAAACGCCCCGATCATCGCAAGCAGTTTGACGTCGCCGAAGCCCATGCCCTCGCGTTTGGTGACGAGCAGGTAGCCCTTGGCGATCGCGTAGGGCAGCGCGCCGCCGACCACCGCGCCGATGGCCGCGTCGCGCAGGCTGACGGGCAGCACGAATGACGCGAGGATCCCGAGCGGGATGCCGGGCAGCACGATCTCGTCGGGGATTTCGTAGATGGCGAGATCGACGCCGGTCACCACAAGCAGCGCCGCGTAGATCGCGAAGTAGATGGGTCCGACGACGAGGCCGAAATGCCACACGAGGAGCGCGAGCGCGAGACCCGAGAGCAGTTCGACCGCGGGGTACACCGGGCTGATGCGCTCTCGGCAATGGCGACAACGCGCACCGAGCAGAATCCACGACGCGAGCGGGATGTTGTCGTACCAGACGATGGGCTGCTGGCAGGTCGGGCAGTGCGAGCGCGGCTTCGCGAGGCCGAGGCGCGCTTCGACCATTTTTGACATCATCCCGCGCGCCGTGTCGGGGTCCTCGTCGAGACTTTCGACGATTTCCTTGCGCACCGTCTCGTCGCCCGATTTGTACTGCGACACGAGCGACATGATCGGCATGCGCGCAACACACACGTTGAGAAAGCTGCCGATGGACGTTCCGAACGCGAACGCCGATCCGGTCACGAGCGCGATCACCATCGGATCGGACGCAAGATCGGGTCCGTAGAGCTTGGCGAGCATCTGGGGGAGATTCACGCGAAAAACCCCGGCACCGCCCACGCGATTGCGCCGGCAAGCGCCACGAGCACGCCGATCGGCGCGAGCCACGCGGCGATGTCGGCCTTTTTCCCGGGAAGTCGATGCGCGAGATCGAGCCCCGCGGCGACCATGCCAAGACCCGCGATTGTCAGCACGACGCTCACGGGTTCGCGTCCCCGATGCGCGCAACGACGTAGTCGCCGCCGACGCTGACGCCGGAATAGCGCGCGAGCATTTCGAATTTCGTCGGAGGGTCGTTTTGCGACCAGAGTGCGTAGGTCTCGATGAGTCCCTGATGGTCGATCAGGACATCGACGCCGATGCCGCGCGCGTAGCTCATGAAACGCCCTTCACGCATGGCGGCGATTATAGGGGGGTGCACTACACCGTCAAGGTTGATGACGCGATTCGGCGCGAAGGCACCGAGGATTCCCGCGTTGAATGCGCCGATCATGTCGCCCGCGCCGATGCCCGGCACGCGGCCATCGGCGAGATCTCTCGCGACCTGAAGATAGCTCGACTGCCAGGGGTGAAATCCGTTGCGATAGAAGTCCGGCGAAATCCACGCGAAGGATCCCAGCATGACGACCGCGACCGAAGCGAACGCGATTCCCCGCGCAAGTGACCGCTCCGCGAGCGCGGCGCGCGCCGTGGCGCACCAACGGGCCAGCAGCAGTGCCGCCGCGAGGTTGACGGGGGAGAAGTACCAGTATTTCTGCTGCCGAAAGACAAGGATGTAGAAGGTCCAGATCCCCGCAGCGAAGATCGCGTAGATGATGGGGAACGATCCGGACGCGCGCACTCCCCGAGCGCGCAACACGATGTACGCGACCACGAGGTGCACAAGCGTGATGATCGTGAATCGTTCGTCCGGGCCACCCATTAGGCGCACGCCGTAGTCGCGCGCGCCGTGCACGGCGCAGGCGAACAGGTACGCTGCGCCCCCCTGCCCCGTTGCCGTTTCGATCGCATGTTGGCGCAACATCAGCACGCGGCCCGAGTCCTGCCAGATCGTCCCGAATCGCGCGAGACTCCATTCGAGCCACGGGGCGGCCATCGCGAACGCCACGAGGGCGAATACGAGGAAATGCGTTCCCGTGATTCGAGGCCGGGTCGATACGTCGTCACCCGTCGGTTTCACCGCGCGGCGCACGACGTCGAGGCCGATGAGAAGGACGAGAAGTCCGAGGTCGGTGCGAGCGAGAAACGCGAGCCCGCAGGCCGCACCCGTCGCGACGGCGAGTCGCGCGCGCGGCGCGCGCGTGAACGCATCGTGCGCGGTGAGAGCGAGCAGACCGCAAAAAGCGGCGAGCGGGGCCTCGACGCCCATCAGATCCGTTCCCACGACGAAAGGATTGAACGCGAGAAATGCGGCCGCCAGCGGCGCGGCGATCGGTGCATCCGGAGCGATGCGCCGGGAAGTCCACCAAATGACGAAGGCCATCGTCCCGAACGAGCAAATCGCCGAGACCGCGAGCAGTACACGAAGCACCGCCTCGGGGTCCGGTCCCGCCACCATCTGCGCCGCCACGCTCACCAACATCCAGAGCGGATGAAACCCGTTGGTCGCGGCGACGCCGTCAAAGGTCGGGCCGTGTCCCGCGAGCCAGTTGCGCGCAATCTGCGTGTAGTAGAAAGCATCGTCGGCGACGAAGGTGGCGACGAGCCGGTCGAGGGGTCCCTGAGCGAGCATGAGGCGCCAGAGCGTGCCAGCTGCGGCGATCGCGAGCGCGGCGCGCGTTCCCCATCGACTCGCGCGATCGCCCGCCGTCATCTCGATCAGTTTCCGGCTTCGCGCGCGATGAGCACCGTCCGGCCCTGCGTCCACAGGGCGATGACGGCTTGGCCCGCCTCATCGACGGTGAGGGCGATGGGGCCGCTGCCGCCGGCCTCGGAAACGACGCGCGGCGACGCGTTCAGGTCGCGCAGATCGAAGAGTGCGGCGTTCGTCGCCTCGCGGATCGCGAGCCACGGTGCGCCGTCGTCGCCGACCGTGACGTCATAGGCGAGAGCCTGCGACGTGAAGGCGATCTTGCTCGCCGTCCATCCGGATTCTTTTTTCGTGTAGAGGTAGAGGGCGTCGCTGCCGAGGACCTCGGCGCTGGGCGCGACGACGGCCAGGGGCCTTCCGGGCGGCGCGAGCGCGATGGGCGGATAATCCGCGCCGCTTCTGGCCGGACGGCCCAGCACCGCGCGGGCGAATACGCCGTCCGCGCCGCGCGACCACACCGCGATCTGCCCGTTCCACAGGCCCGCGATCAACGGCTCGCCGGTTGCGGGATCGATCGCCAGACTGGCCGTGCGTGCGCCGGTATCGACGACGACGAAATCTCCCCAGCCCTTTGCGCGCGACCACATCGCGAAACGAACCGCGCCCGAGATGTCGTCGAACACGACACCGGCGGACTCGCCCGAAACCTTCGCGACGCGCGCCCGCGCCGCCGACTTCAGGAAGGCGTCGCCCGCGCCGCCGCTCGCGACCTTGCCCGAACGATCGACCAGCATCCAAACGGGTTTCGCGCTTTCGCATTCTCCACACGACGCACCGACCACGAGCAGACGCTCTTCGTCCAGATACATTGCGTCGAGCACGCCGCCGGGAATGCCGAGATCCTCCGCCCGCAACGTCAGATTTTCATCCAGCGAAATGCGGCGGGAGTTGAACACGACCGTGCGCCCGCGCGTCGCGTCCAGCCCCGCCGCAGGCTCCTCGCTCGCGAGACGCATCGTCCACCGCCATCCTTGCCGGACTACGCTTTCGGCCGGCGGTGGCGTGACGGCCTGCTCCGCGATCGTCGCGGTATCGTGCGAACGACAGGCGGCGAGCCCCGCGAGCGACAATCCGCAAAAGAGGGTGACGATTCTCCGCGCCCAATGCGTTGCATTCATGGAAGGAGTTGTTACGCGAAGTGCGCGAACGCGGCAAGCCGGTCGTGTCGGGAGCAAGTTGTCACCAACGCAGCAAGATCTTTCCGAACTGCCCCGCGGATTCGAGCCGCTCATGTGCCGCGCGGATTTGGGTCACCGGATACTCCCGGTCGATCACGGGCTTCAGATCGCCGCTGTCGAGCAACCGCGCGATCTGGGAGAACTCGCGCATGTTGCCCATCGTCGATCCCAGCACGTTGAGCTGCTTCCAAAAAATGCGCGTCAGATCGGCCGGCGGATTGCCGCCCGCCGTCGCGCCGCAGTTGACGATACGCCCGCCCATGCGCGCGGTCTTGATCGAGACGGGCCACGTCGAACCACCGACCGAGTCGATGACGACGTCCACCCCCGCCTTGCCCGTCGCGGCGAAGACCTCTTTCGCCACGTCCTGCGTCTTGTAGTTGAAACCCCCGAACGCGCCGAGTTCGCGCGCGCGTTCCAGCTTCCAGTCTTCACCCGATGTGACGATCGCCCGCGCACCGACGCGCCGGCAGATTTCGAGCGCGCTCACCGATACGCCACCGCCGATGCCGTGGATCAGCACAAACTCGCCGGGCTTCACGGCGGCGCGCGTCATGAGCATGCGCCACGCGGTCAGGAACGTCAGCGAAAACGCCGCCGCGTCCTCGTAACCCACGTGCGGCGCGATCTTGCGCGCCGACATCGCGCCCACGATCGTGTACTCGCTGAAGAACCCGTCCACGTGTTCGCCGCGCATCTGGAACTTGCTGCATTGGCTCTGTTCGCCCGCCTGGCACTGCGCGCAACGGCCGCAGAACATCATCGGGGTCAGCATCACGCGGTCGCCCGGCGCGAAATCGTCCACCTCGTCGCCGACGTCGGTCACGTCGCCCGCCACATCGCAGCCCATCACGAAGGGCAACGATTGTTTGATCGCCGGCATGCCGTTGCGCACCCAGATGTCCATGTGGTTGAGCGCCATGGCCCGCACGGCGATGCGGATTTCCCCCCGACCCGGTGCGGGGGCGTCCGCGATCTCGTCGATCGTGATGTTCTCGGATCCCCCGTGCGCGTGCAGCCGTAACGCTTTCATCATCGCTCCCCGTCGTTCAATCCACATCGCCGGTGGTCATCGGCGTGCCTTCGAACAGATCCTTGAAAACCGCCTTGATGCGGCCTGCGTCGAAACCCGCGACATCACCACGATCGGCGCCCCAGTCCACGACCTCGATGCTGCGCCCGAGCAGTTCGTTTCCGCCGAGCATCACCGACCACCTCGCGCCGCCGCGATCGGCCCACGCGAGCAACGCATCCGGATCGTCCTCGCCCGCGGCGATGCGGCACTCGACGCCGTCCGCCCGAAAGCGCCGCGCGAGTTGGAATCCGACGCGTCGCCCCTTGCCGTCCGTCGGCAGCCACGCCAGCCACGGGCGCAATCCATCTTCGTCGTCATATGCCTCGCTCGGCGCTTCGACTCCGGAGACTTCGGCGACCATCGACAGCGAACCCGTCGCAGGGTCGGGTTCGACGCGAATCGTGACGCCGGTTCCGTGGTCGCCGGACGCAACGATCTCCATGCGGGCGATTCCCTTCGGCAATCCCGCCGCATTCGCGGCGATCCCACACAGATCCACCTCGTGGTCCTGATGCACGTCGTCGAGGTGGCGGCGCGTCTCGTCGAACTGCTCGAGTTCGCTTTCATCCACGTCGCCATCCGCCGACTCGGGCCGCAGGGGAAAAAGCGTGGCGACGCCGGGCGAACCCGTGGCCGCCAGCGCCAGGTCGGCGCCCATTACCACGAGATCGGCCAGCACCATGGGGTCGTTCGGCGGCCAAACCGATCCCCGGAGGCGCATGGTCGCGGAATCGAATTCGACGCGAACCTTTCGCTGCCCCGGACCAAAATCCGCCAGGTTTTCGCGGGAGAGGTCTGTCGTGAACTCGAAGCCGTAAAGACGAAGAACACGAAGTACGGCGCGGACGGGGTCGGGACTCGGCTCGGGAGGCGACATGCGTGCTCGATTCGATCGTCAACGGGTGAAGCGGGCGGCGCGCTTCGCTCACCTTGCCGGGCGCGTGCCATCGCAACGCACACTTACTCCATCGCCGCGACAGGTGACAAGCCCGTCGCGGTCGGTGCGCCAAATCGTCGCGCCAACGTCCGTCAGGCGACGCAGCGCCTCGGGC
This genomic interval carries:
- a CDS encoding zinc-binding dehydrogenase, coding for MKALRLHAHGGSENITIDEIADAPAPGRGEIRIAVRAMALNHMDIWVRNGMPAIKQSLPFVMGCDVAGDVTDVGDEVDDFAPGDRVMLTPMMFCGRCAQCQAGEQSQCSKFQMRGEHVDGFFSEYTIVGAMSARKIAPHVGYEDAAAFSLTFLTAWRMLMTRAAVKPGEFVLIHGIGGGVSVSALEICRRVGARAIVTSGEDWKLERARELGAFGGFNYKTQDVAKEVFAATGKAGVDVVIDSVGGSTWPVSIKTARMGGRIVNCGATAGGNPPADLTRIFWKQLNVLGSTMGNMREFSQIARLLDSGDLKPVIDREYPVTQIRAAHERLESAGQFGKILLRW